One region of Callospermophilus lateralis isolate mCalLat2 unplaced genomic scaffold, mCalLat2.hap1 Scaffold_2319, whole genome shotgun sequence genomic DNA includes:
- the LOC143640413 gene encoding olfactory receptor-like protein DTMT, giving the protein MTGRNQTPVSEFLLLGLPIQPEHQNLFYALFLAMYLTTILGNLLIIILIHLDSHLHTPMYLFLDNLSFSDLCFSSVTIPKLLQNMQSQVPSIPYAGCLTQMYFFLCFADNFLLVAMAYDRYVAICFPLHYTTIMSPKLCLSLVVLSWVLTMLHALLHTLLVVRLSFCSGNVIPHFFCEISALLKLACSNTHVNELVIFIMGGLVIVTPFLLILGSYVQIFSSILKVPSARGIHKAFSTCGSHLSVVSLFYGTIIGLYLCPSANNSTVKDTVMALMYTVVTPMLNPFIYSLRNRDMKGALGRVFSKKTILFSVSW; this is encoded by the exons ATGACAGGAAGGAACCAAACTCCCGTCTCAGAGTTCCTCCTCCTGGGCCTGCCCATCCAACCAGAGCACCAGAACCTGTTCTATGCCTTGTTCCTGGCCATGTATCTTACCACCATCCTGGGGAACCTCCTCATCATCATCCTCATTCACCTGGACTCCCATCTGCACACACCCATGTATTTGTTTCTCGACAATTTGTCCTTCTCTGACCTCTGCTTTTCCTCTGTGACCATTCCTAAACTGTTGCAGAACATGCAGAGTCAAGTTCCCTCCATCCCCTATGCAGGATGCCTGACTCAAATGTACTTCTTCCTGTGCTTTGCAGACAA CTTCCTCCTTGTGgccatggcctatgaccgctatgtggccatctgctTCCCCCTGCACTACACCACCATCATGAGCCCCAAGCTCTGTCTCTCCCTGGTGGTGCTATCCTGGGTGCTGACCATGCTCCATGCCCTATTGCACACCCTGCTTGTGGTCAGATTGTCTTTCTGTTCGGGCAATGTGATCCCCCACTTTTTCTGTGAAATATCTGCTTTACTGAAGCTGGCCTGCTCCAACACTCATGTCAATGAACTGGTGATATTTATCATGGGAGGACTTGTTATTGTCACCCCATTTCTACTCATCCTTGGGTCCTATGTACAAATTTTTTCCTCCATCCTCAAGGTCCCTTCTGCTCGTGGTATCCACAAGGCCTTCTCCACTTGTGGCTCCCATCTCTCTGTGGTGTCACTGTTCTATGGGACAATTATTGGTCTCTATTTATGTCCATCAGCTAATAATTCTACTGTGAAAGACACTGTCATGGCTCTGATGTACACAGTGGTAACTcccatgctgaaccccttcatctacagcctgaggaacagaGACATGAAGGGAGCCCTAGGAAGAGTCTTTTCTAAGAAGACAATTCTATTCTCTGTATCATGGTAA